One window from the genome of Parasteatoda tepidariorum isolate YZ-2023 chromosome 8, CAS_Ptep_4.0, whole genome shotgun sequence encodes:
- the LOC122272286 gene encoding cyclic GMP-AMP synthase-like receptor isoform X1, which produces MGSFWSEEKNEEEFSPPQQQNDWVIEAQRFRNPGVSILKEILKNIKLDEDLIRENNAILHEFLRTFIYKLKEVDELFDLLFSEFRYFGSFYSDLRVSTPDEFDINMVFRLPVKDSQFEIVHQP; this is translated from the exons ATGGGGTCGTTTTggagtgaagaaaaaaatgag gaaGAATTCAGCCCTCCTCAACAGCAAAATGACTGGGTTATTGAAGCTCAAAGGTTCAGAAACCCTGGCGtttctattttgaaagaaattttaaaaaacatcaagcTAGACGAGGATCTCATCAGAGAAAACAATGCAATTCTCCATGAGTTCTTGAGAACTTTCATATATAAGTTAAAGGAAGTTGATGAGTTGTTTGACCTTTTATTCAGCGAGTTTCGTTACTTTGGCAGCTTTTACTCGGATCTTCGAGTTTCCACGCCTGATGAATTCGATATCAATATGGTTTTCAGGCTGCCTGTCAAGGATTCACAATTTgaa
- the LOC122272286 gene encoding cyclic GMP-AMP synthase-like receptor isoform X2 → MGSFWSEEKNEEEFSPPQQQNDWVIEAQRFRNPGVSILKEILKNIKLDEDLIRENNAILHEFLRTFIYKLKEVDELFDLLFSEFRYFGSFYSDLRVSTPDEFDINMVFRLPVKDSQFEIVHQP, encoded by the exons ATGGGGTCGTTTTggagtgaagaaaaaaatgaa gaaGAATTCAGCCCTCCTCAACAGCAAAATGACTGGGTTATTGAAGCTCAAAGGTTCAGAAACCCTGGCGtttctattttgaaagaaattttaaaaaacatcaagcTAGACGAGGATCTCATCAGAGAAAACAATGCAATTCTCCATGAGTTCTTGAGAACTTTCATATATAAGTTAAAGGAAGTTGATGAGTTGTTTGACCTTTTATTCAGCGAGTTTCGTTACTTTGGCAGCTTTTACTCGGATCTTCGAGTTTCCACGCCTGATGAATTCGATATCAATATGGTTTTCAGGCTGCCTGTCAAGGATTCACAATTTgaa